In Salinibacterium sp. ZJ70, one DNA window encodes the following:
- a CDS encoding Na(+)/H(+) antiporter subunit C — MNVSLALVIIMGVLYACGVYAMLERSLTRVLIGFLLLGNATNLLLLIVMGAPGIAPFAGDAEASEMSDPMPMALTLTAIVITFAVSAFLLALIYRSWQLGQADTVQDDEEDLALRERRSEEDEMDDDDGEYDEATTDFVGVDTSPIIIVRGEPVQVPPEIVAAAKPAEPAEPADPADPADPADPAEGGDR; from the coding sequence ATGAACGTCTCCCTCGCGCTCGTCATCATCATGGGAGTGCTCTATGCGTGCGGCGTCTACGCGATGCTCGAACGCAGCCTCACACGCGTGCTCATCGGCTTCCTGCTGCTCGGGAATGCCACCAACCTGCTTCTGCTGATCGTCATGGGCGCCCCCGGCATCGCCCCGTTCGCGGGCGACGCCGAGGCGTCGGAGATGTCGGATCCGATGCCGATGGCGCTCACCCTCACGGCGATCGTCATCACCTTCGCCGTCTCGGCGTTCCTGCTCGCGCTCATCTACCGCTCGTGGCAGCTCGGCCAGGCCGACACCGTTCAGGACGACGAAGAGGATCTCGCTCTGCGCGAGCGTCGCTCCGAAGAGGACGAGATGGACGACGACGACGGCGAATACGACGAGGCGACCACCGACTTCGTCGGCGTCGATACCTCGCCGATCATCATCGTGCGCGGCGAACCCGTCCAGGTGCCACCTGAGATCGTCGCCGCGGCCAAGCCCGCCGAACCGGCCGAACCGGCCGATCCCGCAGACCCCGCAGATCCCGCTGACCCCGCAGAAGGAGGAGACCGATGA
- a CDS encoding Na+/H+ antiporter subunit D, which produces MSALVPLIATLPLLGAGVALIFGRFRRIQVAISIITLSVVFVIATVLLVTVDGGAPIAVSVGGWQVPFGIVLYVDRLAALLVMVSSLVLLAVLLFAVGQGAADGDHDTPVSIFHPSYLLLATGIFTAFIAGDLFNLYVGFEILLVASYVLITLGSTEQRIRAGVIYIVVSLVSSILFLSAIAAIYGALGTVNMAQIAERMTQLPVETQLVLHLLLVIAFGIKAAMFPVSFWLPDSYPTAPAPVTAVFAGLLTKVGVYALIRTETQLFAESDINLLLMVIALATMIVGILGAVAQAELKRILSFTLVSHVGYMIFGLAIGTPEAIGATIYYTVHHIIVQTTLFLAVGLIERRAGSTSILRVRGLMKAAPIMAVLYFIPAVNLGGLPPFSGFIGKYALFDAAATVGTPVMLVLIVGGVVTSLLTLYALMRAWNLSFWREDDESAEPTEAAEVEARISYLNNAPAVEEQSERRVIPRIMTLATTGMVGATLLLTVFAGPLYAVCERIGDALLTPVTVTQVDEETGS; this is translated from the coding sequence ATGAGCGCTCTCGTGCCGCTCATCGCGACTCTCCCGCTGCTCGGCGCGGGCGTCGCGCTGATCTTCGGTCGTTTCCGTCGCATCCAGGTCGCGATCTCGATCATCACCCTGTCGGTCGTGTTCGTGATCGCGACGGTGCTGCTCGTCACCGTCGACGGCGGAGCCCCCATCGCGGTCTCGGTGGGCGGATGGCAGGTGCCGTTCGGCATCGTGCTCTATGTGGACCGCCTCGCGGCGCTGCTCGTCATGGTGTCGAGCCTCGTGCTGCTCGCGGTGCTCCTGTTCGCGGTCGGCCAGGGTGCCGCTGACGGCGACCACGACACCCCCGTCTCGATCTTCCATCCGAGCTACCTGCTGCTCGCGACGGGCATCTTCACCGCGTTCATCGCGGGCGACCTCTTCAACCTCTACGTGGGCTTCGAGATCCTGCTCGTCGCCTCGTATGTGCTCATCACGCTCGGCAGCACCGAGCAGCGCATCCGCGCGGGTGTCATCTACATCGTCGTCTCCCTCGTGTCGTCGATCCTGTTCCTCTCGGCGATCGCCGCGATCTACGGCGCACTCGGCACCGTCAACATGGCGCAGATCGCCGAGCGGATGACACAGCTGCCCGTCGAGACCCAGCTCGTGCTGCACCTGCTGCTCGTGATCGCGTTCGGCATCAAGGCCGCGATGTTCCCGGTGTCGTTCTGGCTGCCGGACTCGTACCCGACCGCTCCGGCCCCCGTCACGGCCGTCTTCGCCGGCCTGCTCACGAAGGTCGGCGTGTATGCGCTCATCCGCACGGAGACCCAGCTCTTCGCCGAGAGCGACATCAACCTGCTGCTGATGGTGATCGCGCTCGCGACGATGATCGTGGGCATCCTGGGTGCTGTGGCGCAGGCGGAGCTGAAGCGCATCCTGTCGTTCACGCTCGTCTCGCACGTCGGCTACATGATCTTCGGGCTCGCGATCGGCACACCGGAGGCGATCGGCGCGACGATCTACTACACGGTGCACCACATCATCGTGCAGACGACGCTGTTCCTCGCCGTCGGCCTCATCGAGCGTCGCGCGGGCAGCACCTCGATCCTGCGCGTGCGCGGGCTCATGAAGGCGGCGCCCATCATGGCGGTGCTGTACTTCATCCCCGCCGTGAACCTCGGCGGCCTGCCGCCGTTCTCGGGGTTCATCGGCAAGTACGCGCTCTTCGATGCCGCGGCGACCGTCGGCACTCCCGTCATGCTCGTGCTCATCGTGGGTGGCGTCGTCACGTCGCTGCTCACCCTGTACGCCCTCATGCGCGCCTGGAACCTGTCGTTCTGGCGCGAGGACGACGAGTCGGCCGAGCCGACGGAGGCCGCCGAGGTCGAGGCGCGCATCTCCTACCTGAACAACGCGCCCGCCGTCGAAGAGCAGTCGGAGCGCCGCGTCATCCCACGCATCATGACTCTCGCGACGACGGGCATGGTGGGCGCGACCCTCCTGCTCACGGTTTTCGCGGGCCCGCTCTACGCCGTGTGCGAGCGCATCGGCGACGCGCTCCTGACCCCCGTGACCGTCACCCAGGTGGATGAGGAGACAGGATCGTGA
- a CDS encoding Na+/H+ antiporter subunit E — MTPQTHRSRLRSAWAQLPFFAWLVAVWMMLWGQFSVLAAVSGIVVAVFVTRVFRLPPVELSGRINLWYAFVFAVLFFGAVIAGSLQVAWVVLNPRREPGTAVIAVPLRTDDDLIMTHVGVTASLIPGSLVTEIDRRGRVMYLHVIGVHSLADVEVQREKVLNWEKRLVRAFGSREQYAELRREEAAS, encoded by the coding sequence GTGACCCCGCAGACCCACCGTTCGCGCCTGCGGAGCGCCTGGGCGCAACTGCCGTTCTTCGCGTGGCTCGTGGCCGTGTGGATGATGCTGTGGGGTCAGTTCTCGGTGCTCGCGGCCGTCTCCGGCATCGTGGTCGCCGTGTTCGTGACGCGCGTGTTCCGGCTGCCCCCCGTCGAGCTCTCGGGCCGCATCAACCTCTGGTACGCCTTCGTGTTCGCGGTGCTGTTCTTCGGCGCGGTCATCGCCGGTTCGCTGCAGGTCGCCTGGGTGGTGCTCAACCCGCGCCGCGAACCGGGGACCGCGGTGATCGCCGTGCCGCTGCGCACCGACGACGACCTCATCATGACCCACGTGGGCGTGACCGCATCCCTCATCCCCGGCTCCCTGGTGACGGAGATCGATCGCCGGGGCCGCGTCATGTACCTGCACGTGATCGGCGTGCACTCGCTCGCGGATGTCGAGGTGCAGCGCGAGAAGGTGCTCAACTGGGAGAAGCGGCTCGTGCGCGCCTTCGGTTCGCGCGAGCAGTACGCCGAACTCCGTCGAGAGGAGGCCGCATCGTGA
- a CDS encoding monovalent cation/H+ antiporter complex subunit F, producing the protein MNVLLIAIIAVFGIAALLTIVRIVAGPSILDRAVASDVLLTQVVCVLGAEMAINHHTRSLPILLIIAAVGVFGSIAIARFVAVKENSGS; encoded by the coding sequence GTGAACGTCCTGCTCATCGCGATCATCGCCGTGTTCGGGATCGCCGCGCTGCTCACGATCGTGCGCATCGTCGCGGGTCCATCGATCCTCGACCGCGCGGTGGCGTCGGATGTGCTGCTGACGCAGGTGGTGTGCGTGCTGGGTGCCGAGATGGCGATCAACCACCACACCCGCTCGCTGCCGATCCTGCTCATCATCGCGGCGGTCGGCGTCTTCGGCTCGATCGCGATCGCGCGGTTCGTGGCCGTGAAGGAGAACAGCGGATCATGA
- the mnhG gene encoding monovalent cation/H(+) antiporter subunit G, which translates to MTLDAVLDLVSLLLLFGGALLCLIAAIGLLRLKDVPSRLHAATKPQVLGLILIATAMALSIREWHVVAFLVVIVLVQFATAPLSAHMVGRQAYRNGTLDRDTLVVDELADAIRARDERDRPTR; encoded by the coding sequence ATGACCCTCGACGCCGTGCTCGACCTCGTCTCGCTGCTGCTGCTCTTCGGCGGTGCGCTGCTGTGCCTCATCGCCGCGATCGGTCTGCTGCGTCTGAAGGACGTGCCCTCACGACTGCACGCTGCGACGAAGCCGCAGGTGCTCGGGCTCATCCTCATCGCGACGGCGATGGCCCTCTCCATCCGCGAGTGGCACGTGGTCGCGTTCCTCGTGGTGATCGTGCTCGTGCAGTTCGCGACCGCACCTCTTTCCGCGCACATGGTGGGTCGGCAGGCCTACCGCAACGGCACGCTCGACCGCGACACGCTCGTCGTCGACGAGCTCGCCGACGCCATCCGTGCGCGCGACGAGCGCGACCGCCCCACGCGCTGA
- the hpaH gene encoding 2-oxo-hept-4-ene-1,7-dioate hydratase has translation MLDDAAIQDLARRLDEAEDVRVPMTQLSVQHPDMTIDEAYAIQRAWRDIKLGQGRTLAGRKIGLTSRAMQKAQHVDEPDRGFFMDDQMWTDGAIIPMERYIQPRIEVELAFILGKPLTGPGVTMLDVLDATAWVQPALEILDARLEMRDPVTGGTRKIVDAIGDNAANAGMVLGGRPVRVDEVDLRWVAAALYQNGTVEESGVSVAVMGHPASAVAWLANSLTPYGESLEAGLPILSGSFTRPVFVNSGDVVHADYGPLGVVSCRFE, from the coding sequence ATGCTCGACGATGCCGCGATCCAGGACCTCGCCCGTCGCCTCGACGAAGCGGAGGACGTGCGCGTGCCGATGACGCAGCTCTCGGTGCAGCACCCCGACATGACGATCGATGAGGCGTACGCGATCCAGCGCGCCTGGCGCGACATCAAGCTCGGCCAGGGGCGCACCCTCGCGGGCCGCAAGATCGGACTCACCTCGCGGGCCATGCAGAAGGCGCAGCACGTCGACGAGCCCGACCGCGGGTTCTTCATGGACGACCAGATGTGGACCGATGGCGCCATCATCCCGATGGAGCGCTACATCCAGCCGCGCATCGAGGTGGAGCTCGCGTTCATCCTCGGCAAGCCGCTCACCGGCCCCGGGGTCACGATGCTCGACGTGCTCGACGCGACGGCGTGGGTGCAGCCGGCCCTGGAGATCCTGGACGCGCGCCTCGAGATGCGCGACCCGGTGACGGGCGGCACCCGCAAGATCGTGGATGCGATCGGCGACAACGCCGCGAACGCGGGAATGGTGCTCGGTGGGCGCCCCGTGCGCGTCGACGAGGTCGACCTGCGCTGGGTCGCGGCCGCGCTCTACCAGAACGGCACGGTCGAGGAGTCGGGCGTCTCCGTCGCCGTCATGGGGCACCCTGCCTCCGCGGTCGCGTGGCTCGCCAACAGCCTCACCCCCTATGGGGAATCGCTCGAGGCCGGCCTGCCGATCCTGTCGGGTTCGTTCACCCGTCCCGTGTTCGTGAACTCGGGCGACGTCGTGCACGCGGATTACGGCCCGCTCGGGGTGGTGTCCTGCCGCTTCGAATGA
- a CDS encoding alpha/beta fold hydrolase, translated as MTETETDLEPTEEFRSIWSSLRDVAFTQQWIDVDGVSTRVVTAGDPSKPALLMLHGTGAHWEAYAPSLKAFSADYYCIVPDMVGNGYTDKPDYDYEIHTYVAHLEGVLRVLDVERVHIFGMSLGAWVAARFAVKNPERTGKIVLMSPAGLLASAEKMSRIRRQRIAAVETADWESIRAMFVHLIADEANRLPDLIALRQAIYRLPETRDTIEHLLILQDSEVRNRNLLSIDEWKSIQAPALVIASGKDWGEYTSTARQILELMPKAQLLEMAHVAHWPNFEDPEMFNREALAFLAAEV; from the coding sequence ATGACTGAGACCGAGACCGACCTCGAGCCCACGGAGGAGTTCCGCAGCATCTGGAGCTCGCTGCGTGACGTCGCCTTCACGCAGCAGTGGATCGATGTGGATGGGGTGTCGACGCGCGTCGTCACGGCCGGCGACCCCTCCAAGCCCGCGCTGCTCATGCTGCACGGCACCGGCGCCCACTGGGAGGCGTACGCCCCCAGCCTCAAGGCCTTCAGCGCGGACTACTACTGCATCGTCCCCGACATGGTCGGCAACGGCTACACCGACAAGCCCGACTACGACTACGAGATCCACACCTACGTCGCACACCTCGAAGGCGTGCTGCGGGTGCTCGACGTCGAGCGCGTGCACATCTTCGGCATGTCCCTCGGCGCATGGGTCGCCGCGCGCTTCGCCGTGAAGAACCCCGAGCGCACGGGCAAGATCGTGCTCATGTCGCCCGCGGGCCTCCTCGCGAGCGCCGAGAAGATGTCGCGCATCCGTCGCCAGCGCATCGCCGCCGTCGAGACGGCCGACTGGGAGTCGATCCGCGCGATGTTCGTGCACCTCATCGCGGACGAGGCCAACCGCCTGCCCGACCTCATCGCGCTGCGCCAGGCGATCTACCGTCTGCCCGAGACCCGCGACACGATCGAGCACCTGCTGATCCTGCAGGACTCCGAGGTGCGCAACCGCAACCTGCTGAGCATCGACGAGTGGAAGTCCATCCAAGCTCCCGCGCTCGTCATCGCCTCCGGCAAGGACTGGGGCGAGTACACCTCGACCGCGCGGCAGATCCTGGAGCTCATGCCGAAGGCGCAGCTGCTGGAGATGGCGCACGTGGCCCACTGGCCGAACTTCGAGGACCCCGAGATGTTCAACCGCGAGGCGCTCGCCTTCCTCGCCGCGGAGGTCTGA